CAGTGCGCGTTCACCGCCGCCGAAGCGGAAGTCGGCGTCGGCGGGGAGCGTGCCGGGGAGGTCTCCGGCGAGGACCGCGCGGCGCAGTTCCGGTGCGGTCTCCCGGACGTCGCGGCCGGTGCCGCGGTAGGCGGCCCAGTCGGCGAACCCCTCGGAGAGCCAGAGCGGGGTGGCGGCCGAGGTGTGCGCGCGGGTCGCCACATGCGCGGTCTCGTGGGTGAGGACGACGCGCCGGCCGTGGTCGCCGAGCTCTCCGTACGCCTCGGGATTGACGGTCACCCGGTCCGCGGGCGCCGGGCCGCCGGGCTTGCCGGGAGTCGCGGCGATGCCCGTGGTGACCGCCGCGACACCCCGGAACTCCGCGGCGGGAGCGCCCAGCAGACGGCCCATGGCGGCCTGCGATCCGGGCACCGTCACCACCACCCGCCCGGCCCAGGCCCCGCCCCACGCGGCCGAGACCGCGGGGACGGCCCGGTCGGCGTCCGCCGCGATCCGCCGGAGCCGGGCCCGGTCCTGCCCCACCCCGAGGACCAGGCTGTGCGTGCCGCGCACCACCTCGATGTCGCCCTGCTGCCACAGTTGCTGCGCGCCGCCGCTGCCGGGGCGGTCGGCGGTGATGTACCAGCGGCCGTCCCGCTCGGCCAGCTCCAGCCGGCGCTCGGCGGTCGCGGGCGAGGCGTCGTACCCGTCGAGGCGGTACCGCAGTTCGGCGTCGGCCGTGGCCCGGTCGCCGGAGCGCCGCACCCCGGTGAGCCGGTACTCCCAGGAGCTCAGCGGAAGCTCGGAGAGGTTCGCGAACTCCGCGCGCCCGGCCGCTCTCAGCGGCCGGGCGGAAGGGTCGAACGCCGAGAGATAGCCGGCCTCGTCGTGGCGGAGCACCGCGGCGGCGCGGGCGTCGAGCATGCGCTGGACCTCGCGGCCGGTCGTGTCACGCCCCGGCGCGCCGGCGCAGCCGCCGGTCAGGAGCGCCCCGGCCAGGATCAGCCCGGCCAGGACGGGTGCCGCCCCGCGCAGCCGTCCCGCCGCCGTCCGCCCGAAGAAGTCCCGACCAGCCACCCTGCCGATGGTAGGCGAGCGGGAGAGCGGGACCGCCCCGGCCGCGGCCGGTCAGGGCCGGGTCACCGAGGCGATCGGCATCATCCCCACCGGGTCGTAGCGCACCGCCGCGCCCGGGTAGGGCGCGTGGACGACCTGGCCGTTGCCGACGTACATGGCGACATGACTGGCGTCGGAGCGGTAGGTGACCAGGTCACCGGGCCTCGCCTGGGACAGCGGAACCTGCTGTCCGGCGTACCGCTGGGCCTGGGAGGTACGGGGCAGCCCCACCCCGGCCCGGGCGTAGGACCACTGGGTGAGGCCGGAGCAGTCGAAGCCGTTCGGCCCGTTGGCACCCCAGACGTACGGCTTGCCGACCGCGCTCTGCGCGGCCGCCACGGCCGCGGCCGCACGGGCCGACGAGGGGCCGGCCGCGCCGGACAGGTCGGGGGCGGCCCGGCCGGAGCGCGACGCCCGGTCGTACGCCGCACGTTCCGCCGCGGGCAGGGACGACAGCAGCCGCTCGGCCGTCGCGAGCTTCGCCTCCACGGTCCGCTTGTGACGGGCCAGGGCGGTCCTGGTGCGTTCCAGCTCCGCCAGTTGCCGGGCGGCCTCGGAACGCTCCTGGCCGAGCCGCCGCTGGGCCCGCCGGAGGTCGGTCAGGACGGCCGCCTCCCGGTCACCGAGCCGGTCCAGCACCGCGGCCCGGTCCAGGTACGTGTCCGGGTCGCCGGAGAGCAGCAGGGCGAGCGCGGGGTCCACCCCGCCGGAGCGGTACTGGGCGCCGGCCACGGAACCGAGCGCGTCCCGCATCCGGTTGACGTCCTCTTGGCCGCGGGCGGCCCGCTCGCGGACCCGGGTCAGCTGCGCACCCAGCTCGTCGGCGTGCTCGGCCGCCTCGTTGTAGCGCTCGGTCGCCACCTCGGCCTGCTCGTACAGCCGGTCGACCATGGCGCGGATGGCGGCGGGGCCGGTGGACGGGTCGGCCCCGGCGGGTGCGGTGCCGAGGGCGGCCGCGGCGGTCGCCACCGTGGCCGAGAGGAGGGTGACCCGGGCACCCCCGTTGAAACCGGAGGCCGAGGATCGGCGATGGGACGCCACAGGAGCCGTACTCCCTTCCGCTGGACGCAGCCTGAGCGGCTGCTGCGCGGCAGACAGTAACGGCGGGGGAACGGGACGGCCAAAAGCCGCATCGGGCACAGACAGTGACGCCCCGCAGGAGACCACAGGTCACCGGCGGGGCGCTCGGTCAGCGGCGCGTACCCGGATTCGCTCGAACGGGCGCCACTCGAGGGGCCGTCAGACCCGGACGCCACGCGAGCGGCCGTCAGGCCCGGGCGCCGAGCCGCGGGGCCGTCAGACCCGGACGCCGAACTGGAAGGTGCCCATGTAGTCCATGGACTCGTAGCGGACGACGGTACCGGGCTTCGGGGCGTGCAGGATCTGGTTGTTGCCCGCGTACAGACCCACGTGCGAAAGGCCGTTGAAGAAGACCAGGTCGCCCGGCTTGAGCTGGCTGCGGCCGATCTTCACGCCGTCGTTCTGCTGGGTGTAGGTGGTCCGGGTGAGGCTCACCCCGGCCTGGCGGTAGGCCCACTGCGTCAGCCCGGAGCAGTCGTAGGAGTTCGGGCCTTCGGCGCCCGAGACGTACGGCTTGCCCAGCTGGGTGGCGGCGGCGTTGAGCGCGGCTGCGCCGCGCTGCGAGGCCGGCACCTCGTTGCCGAGGCTCACCCGCTCACCGGCGTCGCGGCTGGCGCGCTGCTCCTCCTCCTCCATCTTCGCCCGCTCTTCGGCGGTCAGGGTGTTGAGGAGCTTCTGGGCCTCGGAGAGCTTGCCCTGGATCTTGGCCTTCTTCTCGCCCAGCGTCTGGCGGACGTCCTGGAGGTCACCGAGCTTGCGGGTGGCCTCGGCACGCTGCTGGGCGAGGTCCCGCTGCTTCGACTGGATGTCCTCGAGCGCGGTGGCCTGCTTGGCGCCGAGCTGGTCCATCGCCGACGCCTTGTCCAGGTACGTGTCCGGGTCGCCGGAGAGGAAGAGCTGGACGGACGGGTCGATGCCGCCGGAGCGGTACTGGGCGCTGGCCACCGAACCCAGCTTGTCCCGCATGGTGTTGAGCTCGTCCTGCCCGCGGGCGACGCGGTCCTGGATCGCGTCGATCTCCTTCTGAAGCTTGGTCTGCTGCTCCTTGGCCAGGCTGTGGTCCTCGGTGGCCTTCTCCGCCTCGTGGTAGAGGGCGTCGACCTTGGCCTTGACCTCGTCCTTGCTCGGCTTGGCCGGAGCGGCCTGGGCGGCCTGGGAGGTGAGGGCGACGGCCGCGGCGGCGGTCGCCGTGAGCACGGTCACACGGGTGCGGCTCGGCTGCTTGGGACGACGGTGGGACGCCACGAAGGCGAGCTCCTTCTTCCTCGAGCCGCCTGCCGGGCCGCGGGGTGGGTCCCCGGCTCCGCGCACACTCGGGTCCCCCGGCAAAGCAGGGCTGAACTGCGCGAAATCGGCGGTTCCTTCGCTGTCACCCCGGATGGGCGATCAACCGCGCGAAGGTTCGAGGCCTGACCCTAGTGACCTTCCTGTGATCACTTCAAATCCTCATCAGAAAAATCTGGCCCACGAAGCGCATTCTTTACACGCACCACACGGCCTGTAGCGGGGACTTGACGGTCCGTTCCGTGAAATCGGGCATTACGCCCAGGAGTTACGAGTCGCGCTAGACGCGCGAAAGCCGCTTCAGCAACATCGCGGACGCGACCGGCCTCGCACCCGCCTTCGCCACCCCGTCGGCGACTTCCCGGTCCGTCGACACCACCACGACGGGCCGGCCCGGCGGCTCCGCCCGGACCAGTTGGCGGATCAGCTCGTCCGCGGTCACACCGGGCTTGGAGAACAGCACCCGCACCCCGCGCGGGGGCGCCAGCAGCACGGGCGCGGCGAGCTCCGCGCCGTCGAAGACGCAGGTGATCTCGGCGCCGGTCTGCGCCGCCAGCATCGCGAGGCCGCCGAGCAGCCGCAGCCGCTGCTTCTCCAGCGGCATCGTCGGGTATCCGGTCTTCGTGACGTTGTAGCCGTCCACGAGCAGATGCACCTGGGGCAGCGCGAGCAGCTGGTCCAGCATGGCCGGGTCGGTCTCGGACAGCGCGCGCGCCGCGATGTCCTTGGGGGTCATCCGGCCGGGCTGCACCGCGTCGACGGTGTCGGCCGGGTGCAGGGAGGCGGGTGGCAGGGCCAGTTCGCGGCGCAGCCCGGAGGCCGCGTCCAGCACGGTGTCCAGCAGCAGCCGTACCCGCATGTCCTCGATCGACC
The Streptomyces tirandamycinicus DNA segment above includes these coding regions:
- a CDS encoding NlpC/P60 family protein encodes the protein MASHRRSSASGFNGGARVTLLSATVATAAAALGTAPAGADPSTGPAAIRAMVDRLYEQAEVATERYNEAAEHADELGAQLTRVRERAARGQEDVNRMRDALGSVAGAQYRSGGVDPALALLLSGDPDTYLDRAAVLDRLGDREAAVLTDLRRAQRRLGQERSEAARQLAELERTRTALARHKRTVEAKLATAERLLSSLPAAERAAYDRASRSGRAAPDLSGAAGPSSARAAAAVAAAQSAVGKPYVWGANGPNGFDCSGLTQWSYARAGVGLPRTSQAQRYAGQQVPLSQARPGDLVTYRSDASHVAMYVGNGQVVHAPYPGAAVRYDPVGMMPIASVTRP
- a CDS encoding C40 family peptidase, with product MASHRRPKQPSRTRVTVLTATAAAAVALTSQAAQAAPAKPSKDEVKAKVDALYHEAEKATEDHSLAKEQQTKLQKEIDAIQDRVARGQDELNTMRDKLGSVASAQYRSGGIDPSVQLFLSGDPDTYLDKASAMDQLGAKQATALEDIQSKQRDLAQQRAEATRKLGDLQDVRQTLGEKKAKIQGKLSEAQKLLNTLTAEERAKMEEEEQRASRDAGERVSLGNEVPASQRGAAALNAAATQLGKPYVSGAEGPNSYDCSGLTQWAYRQAGVSLTRTTYTQQNDGVKIGRSQLKPGDLVFFNGLSHVGLYAGNNQILHAPKPGTVVRYESMDYMGTFQFGVRV